Proteins encoded in a region of the Wenzhouxiangella sp. XN201 genome:
- a CDS encoding class I SAM-dependent methyltransferase produces MSEHPYSEPVRSALAEECLAATLLAHCRWMDEATAPTAIDTDIHPDCQMLGHSLRAHGDVNRAVSQYFSVAMQQYQVVRQLIERLFDAPTEIDFLDFACGFGRLLRFLVHSLPREHLYASEIQADALAWVGERYGVHTLPSGPDPADFAPGRHFDMIWVASLFSHLPDALFRSWLERLAKSLSPGGVLCFSVHDEALLPPDMAVGDNGMLYIAGSENDGLDPAIYGTTFVTADYVKSVITETIGEHARVRRLRRLLAHEQDVYVVTGVHGPDLSPLAEFRCGTRGWLDELEVDQAAGTLWLKGWAGSLDEIGLAHVEVRLNDRVIQQEASEPTPRVAEVLGRPELARSGFSLSLPLPPGTDPWLALSAVAEDGERALIYAGRISTA; encoded by the coding sequence ATGTCTGAGCACCCGTATTCCGAACCGGTTCGCAGCGCTCTGGCCGAAGAATGCCTGGCGGCGACCCTGCTTGCCCACTGCCGCTGGATGGACGAGGCGACCGCGCCGACGGCCATCGATACCGACATCCATCCCGACTGCCAGATGCTCGGGCATTCGCTGCGCGCCCACGGCGATGTCAACCGGGCCGTCAGCCAGTACTTCAGCGTGGCCATGCAGCAATACCAGGTGGTGCGCCAGCTGATCGAACGCCTGTTCGATGCGCCGACAGAGATCGACTTCCTGGACTTCGCCTGTGGCTTCGGCCGCCTGCTGCGCTTTCTGGTCCACAGCCTGCCGCGTGAGCACCTGTACGCTTCCGAGATTCAGGCCGACGCCCTGGCCTGGGTGGGCGAGCGCTACGGCGTCCACACCCTGCCTTCCGGACCTGACCCGGCCGACTTCGCGCCCGGCCGGCACTTCGACATGATCTGGGTCGCCTCGCTGTTCTCGCACCTGCCCGACGCGCTGTTCCGAAGCTGGCTCGAGCGCCTGGCCAAATCGCTCTCGCCCGGCGGCGTGCTGTGTTTCAGCGTGCACGACGAAGCGCTGCTGCCGCCCGATATGGCAGTCGGCGACAACGGGATGCTCTACATCGCCGGCAGCGAGAACGACGGGCTCGACCCGGCCATCTACGGCACCACCTTCGTGACGGCCGACTACGTAAAGTCGGTCATTACCGAGACAATCGGTGAGCACGCACGGGTGCGTCGCCTGCGCCGCCTGCTCGCCCACGAACAGGACGTCTACGTCGTCACCGGAGTTCACGGACCGGACCTGTCGCCGCTGGCGGAATTCAGGTGCGGCACCCGCGGCTGGCTCGACGAGCTCGAAGTCGATCAGGCCGCCGGCACGCTCTGGCTCAAGGGCTGGGCCGGTTCGCTTGACGAGATCGGCCTGGCCCACGTCGAAGTCCGCCTCAACGACCGGGTTATCCAACAGGAGGCAAGCGAGCCGACGCCGCGCGTGGCCGAGGTGCTTGGCCGGCCCGAACTGGCCCGCAGCGGCTTTTCCCTCAGCCTGCCCTTGCCTCCCGGGACCGATCCCTGGCTGGCGCTGTCGGCCGTGGCCGAGGACGGCGAACGCGCGCTGATTTATGCCGGGCGCATCAGCACGGCATGA